DNA sequence from the Oculatellaceae cyanobacterium genome:
TTTACCACGAGCAAAGCAATAGCGATATTCTCCAGAGCTATGTAAAAGCCGAACTTCAATATTATAGTCAGTTTGATGCTCAAAATGAGCATTAAGCGCATCGTTGACTCGTTGCCGATCGTCTGGATGCAAAAGTTCAAAAAATACTTCGTAAGAAATTGCTATTTCTGTAGGAGATAAACCAGTAATTTCAAATAAGCGGTCATTCCAATAAAGTTGGTTTTTAACAATATCCCAATCCCAAATTCCGTCCCTAGAACCTTCTAATACTAAACGATAGCGTTCTTCACTTTCCCGCAGACGTTGAGTAGCTAATTCAGCTTGCATTTCAGCGCGATAAACTCGTACAGCATTGCTGAGACTGCGGTAAAGACTTTCTGGTGAAATTTTTCCTTTGGAAAGATAATCAGAAGCGCCAGCTTTCATCAACTCAACGGCGATTTGCTCGTCTCCTTGCCCTGTTAATACTACTAATGGCACTTTTAAACTAGCAGCGCGGACATTTTGAACTAAACGTAGGGCATCGCCATCAGGTAAGCGATAATCAAGGAATACGCAGTCAAAGCTTTGTTCTTTTAAAGTAGCGATCGCAGTTTGACAGCTTTCTACTTCCAATATTTGCATTTTTACGCCCGCCTTTTTTAAAGCCCGACGCACTGCCATTCGGTCTATTTCATCATCTTCCACCACCAATATATTGAGAATGTCTTCCATAACTATTTTAAATTTTGGATAACGCTACGCGCCAAAGCAACAATTTTAAGTTTGATTGATAATTCACAATCTTCAATTCTTGCTACGGCATTTCACTGAGAGTCCAATATTTATTCAATGTCGCTACTGCCTCTACAAATTTGCTAAAAGTTACGGGTTTAACAATATATCCAGCTACATTCATGTTGTAGGCTTCTACTTTATCTTTATCTTCATTGGAAGTTGTCAAAACAATTACTGGAATAGCTTTGATGGCAGGATCTTTGCGTAATTCATGCAAAAACTCAATTCCTCCCATTTTGGGCATATTTAAATCCAGTAATATTAGTCTTCTTTGTGGAGGCACAACTGAAGGATTACCATTGCCTCGTAACATGGCTAACGCCTCTATTCCATTGGTAGCTACATAGAGATTATTTGTGATGTTATTTTTCTTAAACGCCCGTTGGACGGTCATCACATCAATTTCATCATCATCAACCAGTAGTAAGTTAGTCATCTTATCTTCCATCATTCAGATTTAATGTCAGCGAATTTTTACACATCTGCCACCATAATCTTTAATTTTCTATCAGTTTGGTGATAGTCTTTGCTGGCATTAGCGATTAAATTAATAAAACTTTGTTTTAAAGCTAAGATTTTACTACTTAAGGTAGGCGATCCGATATATTCCCTATTGGTGAATACTTGAGATGCTGCCAGCCAGCAGATGATGTTTATTAAGGAATTTTTCATCATTTCTACCTGATTTTTGAGACGACCTACACTGCAATTTTGCGACAAAGTATGTCTTTCTACTTCTATCTAATGACTGGCGTTGAGTATTAATACTAAAATCTGGCACTATTGTTGGTTTTATGGGGAGAGGAGGAAGAAGGAAGGAGGGAGGAGAGACGGGAACAGGGTTATAGGGTTTGACATCATGTCCGCTCTCATTAACTGTAATAAAAACCGATTAACTTGTAGGGGCGGGTTAAACCCAGATATTGAGCAGTAGCAAGTTTTATCTGTCAAGCCGCCCCTACGCATATTATGGTTAATCGACCGAACTTGATATGATAACTTTTCTCTCAATTAAAAATGTACAAATTCAATGCGCGTTAGCTTATAAATCAAAAAATCAGCACTCTATAGTAGCGTTATATTTCATCACCGGAAAGTGAGTTATACCTAATACGCAATCTACTGAGTTTTGAATGCTTACCCAATCACCAATCACCAATTTCACTTATGCCAGGTAAAACTAAATGTTGCTCCCTGACCTTCTGCTGATTCTAGACTAATACTACCTCCTTGATTTTCAATTATTTTTTTAACCAAAGCTAAACCAACGCCAGTATTTTCTACCTTATCCCGTGCTTGTAAAGTTTGAAAAATTACAAATATTTTCTCATGGAATTGAGGCGCAATTCCAACACCATCATCGGATACTACAAATTTATAAAATTTACCTTGATCTTGGACAGAGATTTTCACCCGTCCATCTTCACGATCGTGGTGTTTAATAGCATTAGTGATGAGATTAGTAAAAACTTGTTGCAAAGGTAGTAGTTCTGTGACGATGGTGGGCATATTTGGTTCCACCTCTACTGTAAATTGTGGTGGTGGTGCGATCGCCTCAATTATTTCTGCTAGTAAATCATTGATATTTACCCGTTGATTTTTGTTCTTAACCCGCCCGATCCGAGAGTATTCCAACAGCGCATTAATCAACTTTTCCATGCGATGAACGCGCCCGCGCAAAAGCTGCATTTGGTGTCTAGTTTCATCAGTGAGAACATCTTCGAGATCTTCTTCTATCCAGGTAGACAAATTATCGATCGCTCTTAGCGGTGCTTTCAAATCATGTGAAGTTACATAAGCAAATTGATCGAGTTCTTCGTTACGCTTCTCTAAAATAGCGTTAGTTTTTGCCAAAACTGCCGCCATTTTTGCTAACTCATCTGCCCGTGTTTTAATCGCTGCTAACGCTTGCTCTTTTTCTGCTTCTGCTTGCTTTTGTTGAGTAATATCAACCATCAAACCGCGCATTTTTTGCACTTTTCCATCTGCATCTCGCACAATATAAGCGCGATCGCGTAACCACACAACTCGCCCATCCGCAGCAATACAGCGATAGTCAAATTCATGATCTCGACCAGCAATTGTTTCCTCACTGCAAAAATTTGTCACCCGTTCTCGATCTTCAGGATGAATCAAACTTGCCCAAAAATTAAGTTGTGTTAACCAACTTTCAACTGGATAACCAAGAATATTTTCTGCACTCTGACTAATAAAGGAAAACTTGAGCGTAACCGGATCGCACTCCCAAACAATTGCATCAACTAACCCATTAACTAAATCTTGATAGCGTTGTTGTGCCGCTTCTGCTTCACTACGCGCTTGCTGTTCCAATACTAATAATTCATCTTTCTTGATATTCGCTGCTGCTAACTGAGTCGTGCGTTCAGTTACTCGTTTTTCTAGTTCAGCATTAAAAGTGCGAATTTCTAACTCAGCTTGTTTGAGTTCAGTAATATCTCTACTAACAATCAAGGCATATTCTGTCTCACCTGCGTGATTTAATTCTGGAACAACACGGGATTGATAAGTACGCAGCCCTAAGAGTGTAAAACTCTCAAATTCTACTTCTCGCTCTTCTTTTGTTTCAAATACTTGATGTAAAGTTGTTTCCCAAATTTCACATAAATCTGGTGGTGAACCTAATTCTCTAAAAGTTTTACCAATAAAACTTGCTGCTGGTATACCCGTTGTGCGTTCCACTTCCGCATTCACATAGACATAGCGGAGATCGCGATCGCAACGCAGAACTACATCAGGTGTATTATCTAAAAGTGTTTTAAATTCCTGTTCGCGCTGCCGTAGCGTCTCTTCCATCTGCTTAGAAGTTGTGATGTCACGCGCCACTGCATACACTAAATTTTCTTCTACTACTGGAAATGCCGTCCAAGATAGCCACTTAAATGAGCCATCTTTACAGATATAACGATTTTGGA
Encoded proteins:
- a CDS encoding response regulator, with translation MTNLLLVDDDEIDVMTVQRAFKKNNITNNLYVATNGIEALAMLRGNGNPSVVPPQRRLILLDLNMPKMGGIEFLHELRKDPAIKAIPVIVLTTSNEDKDKVEAYNMNVAGYIVKPVTFSKFVEAVATLNKYWTLSEMP